Proteins from a genomic interval of Enterococcus faecium:
- the pepT gene encoding peptidase T, producing MYENLLPRFLRYVKTETRSDATSKTTPSTQTQVAFAQELKKELEELGLADVFYNEDNGFVMGTLPSNVDHEVRSIGFISHMDTADFNAVGVNPQIIENYDGESTIVLDAEERYTLNTKDFPNLKNYEGHTLITTDGSTLLGADDKSGIAEIMTAMEILINNPSIPHGTIKVAFGPDEEIGVGADKFDVEQFDVDFAYTVDGGPLGELQYETFSAAQANITIQGKNVHPGTAKDTMINALQLAIDFHNQLPADEVPEKTEGYEGFFHLMALDGNPEEASMSYIIRDHDREKFEARKAQITHIQEELNQRFDQERIKVDMYDQYYNMKEIIEKDMSIVELAKQAMIELGISPVIEPVRGGTDGSKISYMGIPTPNLFAGGENMHGRFEFVSLQVMEKATDVIVKIAELNTKS from the coding sequence ATGTACGAAAATCTTTTGCCACGTTTTTTACGATATGTCAAAACAGAAACACGCTCCGATGCAACAAGCAAAACGACTCCATCGACTCAGACACAAGTTGCTTTTGCGCAAGAATTGAAAAAAGAATTGGAAGAGTTAGGCTTAGCTGATGTTTTCTATAATGAAGATAACGGATTCGTTATGGGAACATTACCAAGCAATGTTGATCATGAAGTGCGTTCCATTGGATTTATTTCTCACATGGATACAGCAGATTTTAATGCAGTAGGAGTCAATCCACAAATCATTGAAAACTATGATGGTGAGTCGACGATCGTACTAGATGCGGAAGAACGCTATACATTGAATACAAAAGATTTTCCAAATTTGAAAAATTATGAAGGCCACACATTGATCACAACAGATGGCAGTACATTACTGGGAGCAGATGACAAATCAGGGATTGCGGAAATCATGACTGCAATGGAGATCTTGATCAATAATCCTTCTATCCCTCACGGTACCATCAAAGTGGCTTTTGGTCCTGATGAAGAAATCGGTGTCGGAGCGGATAAATTCGATGTTGAGCAATTCGATGTAGATTTTGCTTATACAGTCGATGGTGGTCCTTTAGGTGAGTTGCAGTATGAAACGTTTAGTGCTGCTCAAGCAAATATCACGATCCAAGGGAAAAATGTACATCCAGGGACGGCAAAAGATACAATGATCAATGCTCTACAGTTAGCAATCGATTTTCATAATCAGCTTCCAGCCGATGAAGTTCCAGAAAAAACGGAAGGATACGAAGGTTTCTTCCATTTGATGGCATTGGATGGGAATCCTGAAGAAGCTTCTATGAGTTATATCATTCGCGATCATGATCGTGAAAAATTCGAAGCACGCAAAGCACAAATCACCCATATCCAAGAAGAGTTGAATCAGCGATTTGATCAAGAACGAATCAAAGTAGATATGTATGATCAATATTACAACATGAAAGAAATCATTGAAAAAGATATGAGCATCGTGGAATTAGCGAAACAAGCAATGATCGAGCTTGGTATCTCTCCAGTGATCGAACCAGTTCGTGGAGGAACAGATGGTTCAAAAATCTCTTACATGGGTATTCCGACGCCAAATCTATTTGCCGGAGGAGAAAATATGCACGGACGATTCGAATTTGTTTCTTTACAAGTAATGGAAAAAGCAACAGACGTGATTGTAAAAATTGCAGAATTGAACACAAAGAGTTAA
- a CDS encoding Nif3-like dinuclear metal center hexameric protein, with product MTISGRTFIQKFESYCPQWLAEEGDPVGLHIGTLDKPIQRVMMTLDVRPEVVEEAIKKKIDLLIAKHPPIFRPVKRLVTDQPQEKMYADLLKHDIAVYAAHTNMDIIWDGLNDWFCELLGIEVESYLVKTHEIHYKKLAVYVPVDHAQKMREVLAAAGAGTQGDYTGTSFTSIGHGRFTPEAGAQPAIGKVGKTEQVQEAKVEVILPETIEKQVIQAMRSAHPYEEPAYDLFAIDEPVEMFGLGRVGELPQEISIEAFVEQVKEAFQLDGLRIVQPKNAKSSVKRIAICGGSGEKFYPQAIAQRADVYITGDIYYHTAHDMQSAGLIAIDPGHYIESLCKQRFIEKFESWKQEENWDINFFVSETNTNPFQFN from the coding sequence ATGACAATCAGCGGACGCACCTTCATCCAAAAGTTTGAAAGCTATTGTCCTCAGTGGCTAGCTGAAGAAGGAGACCCAGTCGGACTGCATATCGGAACATTGGATAAGCCAATCCAACGAGTAATGATGACATTAGACGTTCGTCCAGAAGTGGTCGAAGAAGCAATCAAGAAAAAAATCGATTTGCTGATTGCTAAACATCCTCCAATCTTTCGTCCTGTAAAACGGCTGGTTACTGATCAGCCACAAGAAAAAATGTATGCAGATTTGTTGAAACATGATATTGCCGTCTATGCAGCACACACGAACATGGATATTATTTGGGATGGACTGAATGACTGGTTTTGTGAACTTCTCGGTATTGAAGTGGAGAGTTATTTAGTAAAGACTCATGAGATTCATTATAAAAAACTGGCCGTTTATGTACCTGTGGATCATGCACAGAAAATGCGTGAAGTATTAGCTGCAGCTGGTGCTGGTACACAAGGTGATTATACCGGTACAAGTTTTACCTCGATTGGACACGGTCGATTTACTCCGGAAGCTGGTGCACAACCAGCGATTGGGAAAGTAGGGAAGACAGAACAAGTTCAAGAGGCAAAAGTTGAGGTTATTTTGCCGGAAACTATCGAAAAACAAGTGATTCAAGCCATGCGGTCAGCTCATCCTTATGAGGAACCTGCTTATGATCTTTTCGCTATAGATGAACCAGTCGAAATGTTTGGGTTAGGACGAGTAGGTGAATTGCCGCAAGAAATTTCTATAGAGGCATTTGTAGAACAAGTAAAAGAAGCGTTCCAACTAGATGGACTGAGAATAGTCCAGCCAAAAAATGCAAAATCCTCTGTGAAGCGCATTGCGATTTGCGGTGGAAGCGGTGAAAAATTTTATCCGCAAGCAATCGCCCAAAGAGCAGATGTCTATATCACGGGAGATATCTATTATCATACGGCTCATGATATGCAAAGCGCTGGGTTGATCGCAATTGATCCCGGTCATTATATTGAATCGTTATGCAAGCAACGATTTATCGAGAAATTTGAATCTTGGAAACAAGAAGAAAATTGGGATATTAACTTTTTCGTTTCTGAAACAAATACAAACCCATTTCAATTTAATTAA
- a CDS encoding IS1182 family transposase, whose product MRKQSIEGRNQFAMLTIDDLVPKDHLVRKIDAAIQFDFIYPIVESTYSTHGRPSIDPVVLIKLVFIQYLFGIRSMRQTIKDVETNVAYRWFLGYSFEDPIPHFSTFGKNYVRRFRETTLFEDIFSHILEQAVKAGFVTEDNLYIDSTHIKANANKHKFTKEMTYGQAKAYQDELEDEINKERIAVGKRPFTWDIESELSLQKISHSDPESGYYVKGEREKQFAYSAHTSCEDNGFILSTLITPGNVHDSQVAIDLVKQSKRAFPNIKRVVADAGYKTPKFVHFLSHLKLYPILPYTVPHGVKGMFRKKDFVYDAYFDCYLCPNNQPLLFSTITRDGYRTYKSNPKFCRSCPLLKNCTLSTKHQKIVTRHVWADLMDELEHQRHTALNREIYKKRKQTIERIFADAKEKHGMRWTKYRGLEKVATHTMLTFAAMNLKKLATWLWKAKKPMAFYFKFLQRLTKRSWQLSHSFLSTV is encoded by the coding sequence ATGAGAAAACAATCGATTGAAGGTAGAAATCAATTTGCTATGTTAACAATTGATGATCTTGTACCTAAAGATCACTTAGTTCGAAAGATTGATGCTGCGATTCAGTTTGATTTCATTTATCCCATTGTAGAATCTACGTATTCGACCCATGGTCGTCCCAGTATTGATCCAGTGGTCTTAATTAAATTAGTATTTATCCAATATTTATTTGGTATCCGTTCGATGAGACAGACTATTAAAGACGTTGAAACAAATGTTGCTTATCGTTGGTTTTTAGGTTATTCATTCGAGGATCCTATCCCGCATTTCTCTACTTTTGGTAAAAACTATGTTCGAAGATTTAGAGAAACAACTTTATTTGAAGACATTTTCTCTCATATTCTAGAACAAGCTGTAAAAGCTGGCTTCGTTACGGAAGACAACCTTTATATTGATTCTACTCATATTAAGGCAAATGCCAATAAACATAAGTTCACAAAAGAAATGACCTACGGTCAAGCTAAAGCTTATCAAGATGAATTAGAAGATGAAATAAATAAAGAACGTATTGCTGTAGGAAAACGTCCTTTTACATGGGACATAGAAAGTGAGTTGAGTCTTCAAAAAATAAGTCATTCAGATCCAGAAAGTGGTTACTATGTTAAAGGTGAACGAGAAAAACAATTTGCTTATTCCGCGCATACTTCCTGTGAAGATAATGGTTTTATCTTATCTACATTAATCACACCAGGAAATGTACATGACAGCCAAGTCGCAATCGATCTGGTCAAACAGTCGAAAAGAGCTTTTCCAAATATAAAGCGTGTTGTCGCTGATGCAGGATATAAGACGCCTAAATTTGTTCATTTTCTGTCACACTTGAAACTCTACCCGATTCTTCCATATACTGTACCTCATGGAGTAAAAGGAATGTTTCGTAAAAAAGACTTTGTTTATGATGCCTATTTTGACTGCTATTTATGTCCCAATAATCAACCGTTGTTATTTTCAACTATCACTCGTGATGGTTATCGAACCTATAAATCAAATCCAAAATTCTGTAGGAGTTGTCCATTACTTAAAAACTGTACTTTGAGTACAAAACATCAAAAAATAGTAACTCGACATGTTTGGGCGGATCTTATGGATGAACTTGAACACCAACGCCATACGGCGTTGAATAGAGAAATTTATAAAAAGAGAAAACAAACCATTGAACGAATATTTGCAGATGCAAAAGAAAAGCATGGTATGCGTTGGACGAAATATCGAGGTCTCGAAAAAGTCGCCACGCACACGATGCTTACGTTTGCTGCCATGAATTTAAAAAAACTAGCCACATGGCTATGGAAAGCAAAAAAGCCTATGGCTTTTTATTTCAAATTTCTACAAAGACTAACAAAAAGGAGTTGGCAATTAAGCCACTCCTTTTTGTCTACAGTCTGA
- a CDS encoding lysylphosphatidylglycerol synthase transmembrane domain-containing protein, which produces MSSKGTKTKIILNLLLLVVIFAIIYYLINQSFADIFAELLSTSIVVLVAAVILGTVYQIAEGRSIKEIAEPFAPNFTTKDGFLTSSYIAFYRIVSFGTGTLISEIYFYNKKGMKLSQGAGVTALHMIMYKLAVITYALAGLVIQFSLFYSNGPSMIWFIIAGILLTIVIVAFLLAMSVSLNVQIFFVSLSNKLFKSERLRKWVDTCNQQIYSLRETVQTIIQDRTALLRIYLWNMLKLVFWYVLPYLILIENHPKIDFLLTISFISFAVVLSGVIPTPAGIGSFEFVYLLLFRPVVGTVDAVSSLLLYRFSSFILPFLYGFVYVIAERRRVIKEEIIEVKKENKENQG; this is translated from the coding sequence ATGTCGTCTAAAGGAACGAAAACTAAAATCATTCTAAATCTGCTTTTGCTGGTTGTGATTTTTGCCATTATTTATTATTTAATCAATCAATCATTTGCAGATATCTTTGCCGAATTGCTGTCTACCAGTATTGTTGTTTTGGTAGCAGCTGTTATATTAGGGACAGTTTACCAAATCGCTGAAGGGCGCTCAATCAAAGAAATTGCTGAACCTTTCGCGCCGAATTTTACAACGAAAGATGGGTTCTTGACCTCTAGCTATATTGCGTTTTACCGAATCGTTTCATTTGGTACAGGAACGCTGATCTCGGAGATTTATTTTTATAACAAAAAAGGAATGAAGCTATCCCAGGGAGCAGGGGTGACAGCACTCCATATGATTATGTACAAACTGGCAGTGATCACTTATGCATTAGCTGGCTTGGTCATCCAATTCTCTCTTTTTTATTCTAATGGTCCGTCAATGATCTGGTTTATCATCGCTGGTATCCTTTTGACGATCGTGATTGTTGCCTTTTTATTGGCGATGTCCGTCAGCTTGAATGTCCAAATATTTTTTGTCAGCTTATCGAATAAGTTATTTAAGAGTGAGCGTTTGCGAAAATGGGTGGATACATGCAATCAGCAGATCTACTCTTTAAGGGAAACGGTCCAAACCATTATCCAAGACAGGACTGCGCTATTGCGGATTTATCTATGGAATATGTTAAAACTTGTATTTTGGTATGTACTTCCCTATTTGATTCTGATTGAAAACCATCCTAAAATAGATTTTCTACTGACCATTTCGTTTATCAGCTTTGCAGTAGTGCTTTCAGGGGTTATTCCTACGCCTGCTGGTATTGGTTCCTTTGAATTTGTCTATTTGTTATTATTCAGACCAGTTGTTGGAACAGTTGACGCAGTTTCTTCGCTTTTACTGTATCGTTTCAGTTCCTTTATCTTGCCATTTCTCTATGGATTTGTGTATGTGATTGCTGAACGGCGAAGAGTGATCAAAGAAGAAATAATAGAAGTAAAAAAAGAGAATAAAGAAAATCAAGGGTAG
- a CDS encoding GNAT family N-acetyltransferase, translating to MDQKDFRENLELKPVTQEHIDQFNELLSYVFQVTEADIEESGFENKRAFIRSKRPILEVSKVFGWFHENKLISQIAIYPCEVNIHGARYKMGGVTGVGTYPEYANHGLMQDLIIVALDNMRKNKQWISYLYPYSIPYYRRKGWEIMSDKLSFKIRDTQLPKQIPVSGMVERLPVDHPDVFSVYDKFAQQNHGALFRSDFHWEEYWRFENEDERTAAVYYDSNHEPRGVLFYWVAEEIFHVKEMFYLDQEARNGLWNFISAHFSMIYWVHGDIYKNEPLAFLIEDSQIKEQIEPYFMARIVDVKEFLQRFPFVGTADAFHFIIEDPVAPWNNGVFALTWDEQGKVRVLNEPIGKSVRLNIQTLTCLMMNYRRASYLARIERLETDEETLKSLERIIPNMEAYFSDYF from the coding sequence ATGGATCAAAAAGATTTTAGAGAAAATCTTGAATTAAAACCGGTCACTCAAGAACATATCGATCAATTCAATGAATTGCTTTCCTATGTGTTCCAAGTGACTGAAGCAGATATCGAGGAAAGCGGGTTTGAGAATAAACGAGCTTTTATCCGTTCCAAAAGACCGATTTTGGAAGTATCGAAAGTGTTCGGATGGTTCCACGAAAATAAACTGATCTCTCAAATCGCTATCTATCCTTGTGAAGTCAATATTCACGGTGCACGTTATAAAATGGGTGGTGTGACTGGAGTTGGAACTTATCCAGAATATGCGAACCATGGATTGATGCAAGATCTAATTATCGTTGCATTGGATAATATGCGCAAGAATAAGCAATGGATCTCTTATTTGTATCCTTATAGTATCCCCTACTATCGGCGTAAAGGATGGGAAATCATGTCTGATAAACTTTCCTTTAAAATCAGAGATACACAGTTACCTAAACAAATCCCAGTAAGTGGTATGGTTGAGCGATTACCAGTTGATCATCCAGACGTATTTTCCGTTTATGACAAATTTGCCCAACAAAACCATGGTGCTTTATTCCGCAGTGATTTTCATTGGGAAGAGTATTGGCGTTTCGAAAATGAAGATGAGCGCACAGCCGCTGTCTACTACGATAGCAACCATGAACCAAGAGGTGTTCTATTCTACTGGGTAGCTGAAGAAATATTTCACGTAAAAGAAATGTTCTATCTTGATCAAGAAGCTCGAAATGGCTTATGGAACTTTATTTCCGCACATTTTTCCATGATCTACTGGGTACATGGAGATATTTATAAAAATGAGCCTTTAGCATTTTTGATTGAAGATAGTCAGATCAAAGAGCAGATCGAACCATATTTTATGGCTCGGATCGTTGATGTAAAAGAATTCCTTCAACGGTTTCCGTTTGTTGGAACAGCTGATGCTTTTCATTTCATCATTGAAGATCCTGTCGCTCCTTGGAATAATGGCGTCTTTGCTTTAACATGGGATGAACAGGGAAAAGTCCGTGTCTTGAATGAACCTATAGGAAAATCCGTTCGATTGAATATCCAAACATTGACTTGCTTGATGATGAATTATCGACGTGCTTCTTATTTGGCAAGAATCGAACGGTTAGAAACAGATGAAGAAACACTGAAGTCACTAGAGCGTATCATTCCAAACATGGAAGCTTACTTTAGCGATTATTTTTGA
- the clpB gene encoding ATP-dependent chaperone ClpB: protein MNIEKMTTTLQEAIAEAQQIAVTRKHQDIDIAHVWKIFLQPNHFGRNFYTDAGLDVESFEHEIDRLLDEYPVVSGGNVQYGQNLSQNFFRLLNEADQIRESFGDEFLSTEVVILALMKLKNYPLTVYLNKNGLSEKELRKNIEEMRGGERVTSQNQEEQYKALEKYGVDLVQQVKSGKMDPIIGRDEEIRDVIRILSRKTKNNPVLIGEPGVGKTAIVEGLAQRIVRKDVPENLKDKTIFSLDMGALIAGAKFRGEFEERLKAVLKEVKKSDGRILLFIDEIHNIVGAGKTEGSMDAGNLLKPMLARGELHLIGATTLDEYRQYMEKDKALERRFQKVLVKEPTVEDTISILRGLKERFEIHHGVNIHDNALVAAATLSDRYITDRFLPDKAIDLIDEASATIRVEMNSMPTELDQVTRRLMQLEIEEAALKKESDDASKKRLKNLQEELAELREEANAMKMQWETEKEEVNSVSAKRAEIDKAKHELEDAENNYDLERAAVLRHGTIPQLEKELKELEAKAKDSEIKMVQESVTENEIAQVVGRLTGIPVTKLVEGEREKLIKLNETLHKRVIGQDEAVDAVSDAVIRSRAGLQDPNRPLGSFLFLGPTGVGKTELAKALAENLFDSEDHMVRIDMSEYMEKHAVSRLVGAPPGYVGYEEGGQLTEAVRRNPYTIVLLDEIEKAHPDVFNILLQVLDDGRLTDSKGRVVDFKNTVLIMTSNIGSQLLLEGVTADGTIPEAVAEQVNTLLRGNFKPEFLNRIDDTILFTPLSLDNVKGIVDKMVAQLAQRLEHQEILLTISDEAKTWIAENAYEPAYGARPLKRFITKEVETPLAKEIVAGHVMPKSKVTITLLDGQLHFKTEELEEIV, encoded by the coding sequence ATGAATATTGAGAAAATGACTACGACGCTTCAAGAAGCGATTGCTGAAGCTCAACAGATTGCGGTCACTCGAAAACACCAAGATATCGACATTGCCCATGTATGGAAAATCTTTTTACAACCTAATCATTTTGGTCGAAATTTCTATACGGATGCCGGATTGGATGTCGAATCTTTTGAACATGAAATTGATCGTCTACTGGATGAGTATCCAGTTGTTTCTGGTGGAAACGTCCAATATGGACAAAACCTCAGCCAGAATTTCTTTCGATTATTGAATGAAGCAGACCAAATACGTGAAAGCTTCGGCGACGAGTTTCTTTCAACGGAAGTCGTTATTTTAGCGTTGATGAAATTAAAAAATTATCCGTTAACTGTTTATTTGAATAAAAACGGATTATCTGAAAAAGAATTGCGTAAAAACATCGAAGAGATGAGAGGAGGAGAAAGAGTGACCTCACAAAACCAAGAAGAACAATACAAAGCATTAGAAAAATACGGCGTTGATTTAGTACAGCAAGTCAAAAGCGGAAAAATGGATCCAATCATCGGTCGTGATGAAGAAATCCGTGATGTCATCCGTATTCTTTCACGAAAAACAAAAAATAATCCTGTTCTGATAGGAGAACCCGGTGTAGGGAAAACGGCAATCGTTGAAGGGCTTGCTCAACGTATCGTACGCAAAGATGTGCCTGAAAATTTAAAAGATAAAACGATTTTTTCATTAGATATGGGTGCATTGATCGCTGGAGCAAAATTCCGCGGTGAATTTGAAGAAAGACTAAAAGCAGTCTTGAAAGAAGTCAAAAAAAGTGATGGACGTATCCTCTTGTTCATCGATGAAATCCACAATATCGTAGGGGCAGGAAAAACAGAAGGAAGTATGGATGCCGGAAATCTGTTGAAACCAATGCTTGCTCGCGGTGAATTACATTTGATCGGTGCCACAACTTTAGATGAGTACCGTCAATATATGGAAAAAGACAAAGCGTTGGAACGTCGCTTTCAAAAGGTATTAGTCAAAGAACCAACAGTGGAAGATACGATCAGTATTCTGCGTGGATTAAAAGAACGTTTTGAGATCCACCATGGTGTTAACATCCATGACAACGCATTAGTAGCAGCAGCTACTTTATCTGACCGTTATATTACTGATCGGTTCTTACCGGACAAAGCAATCGATTTGATCGATGAAGCCAGTGCAACGATTCGGGTAGAAATGAACTCTATGCCAACGGAATTAGATCAAGTTACTAGACGTTTGATGCAGTTGGAAATCGAAGAAGCTGCACTGAAAAAAGAATCAGATGATGCAAGTAAAAAACGCTTGAAAAATTTGCAAGAAGAATTAGCTGAACTTCGTGAAGAAGCAAATGCGATGAAGATGCAGTGGGAAACAGAAAAAGAAGAAGTCAATTCTGTTTCAGCAAAACGTGCTGAAATCGATAAAGCAAAACACGAATTAGAAGATGCAGAAAATAACTATGATTTAGAACGCGCTGCTGTATTGCGTCATGGTACGATACCTCAATTAGAAAAAGAATTGAAGGAATTAGAAGCTAAAGCAAAAGACAGCGAGATTAAGATGGTTCAAGAGTCCGTTACCGAAAATGAGATTGCTCAAGTCGTTGGCAGATTAACGGGTATCCCCGTAACGAAACTTGTAGAAGGTGAACGAGAAAAACTAATTAAATTGAATGAAACACTTCATAAACGAGTGATTGGTCAAGATGAAGCAGTTGATGCGGTCAGTGACGCGGTAATTCGTTCACGGGCTGGATTGCAAGACCCAAATCGTCCTCTAGGTTCTTTCCTTTTCCTAGGACCAACTGGTGTCGGAAAAACCGAATTAGCGAAAGCGTTAGCTGAGAACTTGTTTGACTCAGAAGATCATATGGTACGGATCGATATGAGTGAATATATGGAAAAACATGCTGTGTCTCGTCTAGTCGGAGCTCCTCCAGGCTATGTAGGTTACGAAGAAGGTGGTCAATTAACGGAAGCTGTCAGACGAAATCCTTATACAATCGTCTTGTTGGATGAAATCGAAAAAGCGCATCCCGATGTCTTCAATATCTTGTTACAAGTCCTAGATGACGGACGCTTGACTGATTCAAAAGGGCGAGTAGTAGATTTTAAAAATACGGTTCTGATCATGACCAGCAATATCGGTTCACAGTTACTGCTGGAAGGCGTGACTGCTGATGGAACGATTCCAGAAGCAGTGGCTGAACAAGTCAACACGCTATTACGTGGAAACTTCAAACCAGAATTCTTGAACCGAATCGACGACACGATTTTATTTACACCATTGAGCCTAGACAACGTGAAAGGAATCGTTGACAAAATGGTGGCGCAATTGGCACAACGTCTGGAACATCAAGAAATCCTGTTGACAATCAGTGATGAAGCCAAAACGTGGATTGCTGAAAATGCTTATGAACCAGCATATGGTGCAAGACCACTGAAACGATTTATCACTAAGGAAGTAGAAACACCACTAGCTAAAGAAATCGTTGCAGGGCATGTTATGCCTAAATCAAAAGTAACGATTACTTTACTTGATGGACAACTTCATTTCAAAACAGAAGAACTAGAAGAAATCGTCTAA
- a CDS encoding nucleoside 2-deoxyribosyltransferase: protein MKIYFAAPMFAKSDLLYNQQLVKEIRELSSELSIYLPQENEAINDKTAYADSRMIALADTEKVLASDLMIALLDGLTIDAGVASEIGVAYAKGIPVIGLYTDTRQQGGTHPKKIAALQETAENQFHYLNLYTIGLIKLNGKVVSSETELLSEVKRFLDGGTFSD, encoded by the coding sequence ATGAAAATTTATTTTGCCGCACCAATGTTTGCTAAAAGTGATTTGTTATATAACCAACAGTTAGTTAAAGAAATCAGAGAGCTCTCTTCTGAGCTTTCGATCTATCTTCCTCAAGAAAATGAAGCAATCAATGACAAAACTGCTTATGCAGACAGTCGAATGATTGCTCTTGCTGATACAGAAAAAGTGTTGGCTAGTGATTTAATGATTGCTTTACTAGATGGGCTGACGATCGATGCCGGGGTAGCATCGGAAATCGGTGTGGCTTATGCGAAAGGCATCCCAGTGATCGGCTTATATACTGATACTCGACAGCAAGGCGGAACCCACCCGAAAAAAATCGCTGCACTACAAGAAACAGCTGAAAATCAATTTCACTACCTGAACTTATATACAATAGGTCTGATCAAATTGAACGGAAAAGTGGTTTCTTCAGAAACTGAGTTGCTTTCAGAAGTAAAAAGATTTTTAGATGGAGGGACTTTCAGTGATTAA
- a CDS encoding DUF1294 domain-containing protein, protein MDVLLHNPLWFYLFIVNFYLFCLMGYDKHQARTSDWRVPENNLVFVSLLGGGLGGLISRKVFHHKTRKKKFTIGFAAGVLVDLILIYFFH, encoded by the coding sequence ATGGATGTATTGTTACACAATCCTTTGTGGTTTTACCTTTTCATTGTGAATTTTTACTTATTTTGTCTGATGGGGTATGATAAACATCAGGCTAGAACTAGCGACTGGCGTGTTCCTGAGAATAATTTGGTATTTGTCAGCCTGTTAGGCGGTGGTTTGGGAGGATTGATCTCTCGAAAAGTTTTCCATCATAAAACGCGGAAAAAGAAGTTTACTATAGGATTCGCTGCAGGTGTACTTGTTGATTTGATTCTCATTTATTTTTTCCATTAA
- a CDS encoding diacylglycerol/lipid kinase family protein, with translation MEKLLVFYNKSSGKDEGEKLARWFQDYVKEKQPELYVELAETGPSIDDAELVKKAEAIEADTLVIIGGDGTIHHIVQAFQKTLSQYHVGLLPGGTVNNLARFLEIPLKKEEAADVILEGNVRKIDYGQVNDEVIISTLTIGILADTAVWISQEEKQRYGSWIFIKKFFKLLLKKKKYHLDLETDEEHWKGKSQLLTVTMSNSVGGFTNFDDSATPDDGKFHVTIVPSLDIFRFIFYLPRIMRGKFYTIPGITYFTAKRMKIQAQEKSVGTRTDGDTTDDLPVELSVVSKGLTVYSPKKEEKA, from the coding sequence ATGGAAAAGCTGCTAGTTTTTTATAACAAAAGTTCAGGGAAAGATGAGGGTGAGAAATTAGCACGCTGGTTTCAAGATTATGTAAAAGAAAAGCAGCCAGAATTATATGTAGAACTAGCTGAAACTGGCCCATCGATTGATGATGCGGAATTAGTCAAGAAAGCAGAAGCTATAGAAGCTGATACTTTAGTAATTATAGGTGGAGACGGCACGATTCATCATATCGTCCAAGCGTTCCAAAAAACATTATCTCAATACCATGTCGGATTACTTCCAGGTGGAACTGTCAACAACCTTGCACGTTTTCTTGAGATTCCCCTCAAAAAAGAAGAAGCTGCTGACGTGATCCTGGAAGGTAATGTACGGAAAATAGACTATGGTCAAGTCAATGATGAAGTCATTATCTCTACACTGACAATCGGAATCTTAGCAGATACAGCAGTTTGGATCAGTCAAGAAGAAAAACAGCGTTACGGCTCGTGGATCTTTATCAAGAAGTTTTTTAAGTTATTGCTGAAGAAGAAAAAATATCATTTGGATTTAGAAACAGACGAGGAGCATTGGAAAGGAAAATCCCAACTGTTGACAGTCACGATGTCTAACTCCGTGGGCGGTTTTACAAATTTTGACGACTCAGCGACCCCAGATGATGGAAAATTCCATGTAACGATCGTACCTTCCTTAGATATTTTCCGATTTATTTTTTATTTGCCTAGAATCATGAGAGGCAAATTCTATACGATCCCCGGCATTACTTATTTCACAGCCAAACGCATGAAAATCCAAGCACAGGAAAAATCTGTGGGCACTCGAACGGATGGAGACACGACAGATGATCTTCCAGTTGAATTATCTGTTGTATCAAAAGGATTAACAGTTTATTCACCAAAGAAAGAAGAAAAAGCTTAG